In the Saccharococcus thermophilus genome, AAATAATCCATCATCAGCCATTCGTTGGCGGTTGAAGCGACTTCGGCGGTAAAAATCGATTGTCCGGAATAATGATACGGTTGTGTTTTGTTCGTGTATACCGAATTCATCGCATGGCCGATTTCGTGGGCAATCGTCAGCAAGCCGTCGAGAGACTGGTCATAGTTGAGCAAAATAAACGGATGGGTGTCGTACGAGCACGTATTATAGCCGCCCGTATATTTTTTGGGGCGTGGATAGACGTCAAGCCAGCGTTGTTCGAATGCGCGCCGCACGTTTTTGATGTAGTCATCCCCAAGCGGTTTCAGTCCCTCAAGGAGGAGCGTCTGTGCCGTTTCGATCGGGAACTTCATTTTTTTCACAACGGCCTCGTCGACAAGCGACACATACATATCGTAACTGTGGATGCGGTCGACGCCGAGCGCTTTTTTGCGCAGTTCGACATAGCGGTGGAGTACCGGCAAATGATCATGAACGGTAGAAATGAGATTCGTAAACACTTGTTTTGGTACATCATCGGCCGATAATGCCGCATCGAGGCCAGATTGATATTTTCGAGCTTTCGCGTACAGTTCGTCCGCTTTCACGGAAGCGTATAGTGTGGCGGCGGATGTGTTTTCGATCGCTTCATAGCTTTGAAAAAACGTTTGAAACGCGCGCTTGCGATAGCTGCGGTCCGGGTGTTCAAGCGCTTTTGTATAGTTTTCATTCGTCAGCGAAACCATTTTGCCGTCCGGCGTGCGGATCGAAGGCGGGTCATAATCGCCGCGTGCGGCATTGTTATAAATGTTTTCCGGATCGCTCATGATGGGAGAAAGCTTGGCGAGCAGCTGTTCTTCCCGTTTGGAAAGAGTATGCTTTTTTCGCTCGCGCAATTCTTCAAAATAATAGTGGTACGGCTTGAGCGGCTTGCTTTTTTGCAGCTTGTCAAGCGTATGCTCGGAAAGCGACAGCAGTTCGGGCTCGATAAATGCCGTTTTAGCCGCATAGTCGGAAGCGAGCGTTTCCACTTTTGCTTTCAGTCGTGCCGCGGTCTCGTCTTCAATATTTAAATCTTGTTTTAAATGAGCATAAAGCGACAATTTTTCCAGTTTTCGTGCTATCCTTTCATTAAGGGCAAATAGTTTGGCGACGTTGGCGGCGCGAGTCAGCTTTCCTTCATAGGACGATAGTTTTGACAGCGCGTCGTCGACTGCTTGATAGTCGCGCTCAAAATCGTTTTCCGACGCGTAAATGTCGGCAAGATTCCATTGATATTTTGTTTGTGCGGCGTAGGTGTGACATGGCACAAGCAGCAATGCGATCGCCAGCCATACATATAACTGTTTTTTCACGATCTTCCCCTTCCTTTCCTGTTTTTTCCGCTGCTACGTAGTATGCGCAAAAAGAGAAAGATTACTCGAACGAAAAGGATGGGGAATTGCTTTCGAATGTATATACCGTTTGAAAAAAGAAGGAGAGGTCAAGTGATGGAACGAATTTGTTTAGCGGAAGATTTAACATTTTCCCGCATCATTCACGGATCATGGAGACTAAGGGAGTGGAATTATTCGAAAGAACAGATTCTCGATCTCATTGAATTTTGTCTCGAACAAGGAATCACGACGTTTGATCATGCCGATATTTACGGGAATTATACGTGCGAGTCGCTATTTGGCGAAGCATTGGCGCTCAAGCCAAGCTTGCGCGGACAAATCGAGATTGTTACAAAATGCGGGATTAAGCTCGCGTCGAAATACGGCTTGAAACATTATGATACGAGCAAGGAGCACATTATCGCGTCCGTCCATCAATCGCTAAAAAATTTCCGCACCGACTACATTGACGTGCTGCTTATTCACCGTCCGGACCCGTTTATG is a window encoding:
- the pepF gene encoding oligoendopeptidase F, with the protein product MVKKQLYVWLAIALLLVPCHTYAAQTKYQWNLADIYASENDFERDYQAVDDALSKLSSYEGKLTRAANVAKLFALNERIARKLEKLSLYAHLKQDLNIEDETAARLKAKVETLASDYAAKTAFIEPELLSLSEHTLDKLQKSKPLKPYHYYFEELRERKKHTLSKREEQLLAKLSPIMSDPENIYNNAARGDYDPPSIRTPDGKMVSLTNENYTKALEHPDRSYRKRAFQTFFQSYEAIENTSAATLYASVKADELYAKARKYQSGLDAALSADDVPKQVFTNLISTVHDHLPVLHRYVELRKKALGVDRIHSYDMYVSLVDEAVVKKMKFPIETAQTLLLEGLKPLGDDYIKNVRRAFEQRWLDVYPRPKKYTGGYNTCSYDTHPFILLNYDQSLDGLLTIAHEIGHAMNSVYTNKTQPYHYSGQSIFTAEVASTANEWLMMDYFLKQAKTDEEKLYLLNQQIDQIRGTLYTQVMYSEFEQAIHDKVRQGGSLTPNELNELWLRLLKKYFGPAYASDPEAARGWLRIPHFYDAFYVYKYATSLAASFELVKQMKADKTGQATKRYLQFLSAGTSDDPIRLLQKAGVDMTSPKPLANLLSYFDFLVREMEQLLKKEGRL